The proteins below are encoded in one region of Fibrella aestuarina BUZ 2:
- a CDS encoding alpha-1,2-fucosyltransferase: MKTGLFWLTDMVIVAGTHGQFCNQLFRLGHHVANAIQLGYEVNCADFEHKHLFPHLMQHRLVSDKPLLSGFQQKLLKVGTRRPFQGTIRRLFEQQGYAVIDRAYEFNHADQRFLEQATQQRVIVTHWDFRDYESFNQQYAALKNMFALPAQAQKEATELIEKARCQGNMVVGVHLRRGDYAAWKGGKYYYDDDAYAGMMAHITDLLPEKRVTFVLCSNEPIRHAAFANWSTVVSDKTFLGDLATLSQCDLLFGPPSTFSGWASFIGQVPHYHMHQPNAKPRFDEFKVARG, encoded by the coding sequence ATGAAAACAGGCCTGTTTTGGCTAACTGATATGGTTATAGTGGCAGGAACGCATGGGCAGTTCTGTAATCAGCTGTTTCGGCTGGGGCATCATGTCGCCAACGCTATACAGCTTGGCTACGAGGTGAATTGTGCCGATTTTGAACACAAACATTTGTTCCCACATCTGATGCAACATCGCCTGGTCTCCGACAAACCCCTTTTGTCTGGATTTCAACAAAAGCTGCTAAAAGTGGGAACCCGCCGTCCGTTTCAGGGTACTATCCGGCGCCTCTTCGAGCAACAAGGCTACGCGGTGATCGATCGGGCGTATGAGTTCAACCATGCCGATCAACGCTTTCTGGAACAGGCTACACAACAGCGGGTTATTGTTACCCATTGGGACTTCCGGGATTATGAATCGTTCAACCAGCAATATGCTGCGTTGAAAAACATGTTTGCATTACCAGCGCAGGCGCAAAAGGAGGCGACTGAGTTAATAGAAAAGGCCCGTTGTCAAGGAAATATGGTAGTTGGTGTTCACTTACGTCGTGGCGACTATGCAGCGTGGAAAGGAGGCAAATACTATTACGATGATGACGCTTACGCCGGAATGATGGCGCATATAACTGACTTATTACCTGAAAAGAGGGTAACGTTTGTTTTGTGTTCTAACGAGCCAATAAGGCATGCGGCGTTTGCGAACTGGTCGACAGTGGTATCCGACAAGACATTCTTAGGCGATCTAGCCACACTTAGCCAATGTGATTTACTGTTTGGCCCTCCAAGTACCTTTTCTGGTTGGGCGTCCTTTATTGGGCAAGTACCTCATTATCATATGCATCAACCTAATGCTAAGCCTCGGTTTGACGAGTTTAAGGTAGCACGTGGTTAA
- a CDS encoding glycosyltransferase family 4 protein, with translation MRILFIHNYYRLRGGEDTIFEQEFAKLRELGHDVDAVIFNNDQFGKSVGGKLIAAFQTLNNRASAERVKEAIARFKPDVIHIHNLFYTASPAVINAAKACNVPVVMTLHNYRLVCASGLLMRPGEIPCERCLTKTVPLDGIRFGCFRDSQAQSAQLTAITSLHKLAHTWQRVDRFITLTDFARQKMLQSSLQLRPEQVVVKPNFVPDLGYTAPDQRGDFFLFVGRLSQEKGIDVLLEAAKQVALPIEIIGEGPLQAAVEAAAQQGHVYYRGSLPREQVIERMRQCRAIIVPSIWYEGLPTVILEAFATGTPVICSDQGNLNQIVEDGKTGLLFQTGDPQSLSKLLTDVYQTPNTSINWGRKGRLCFEKKYTSLVVMDQLVSLYKLIIEDKNIADL, from the coding sequence ATGCGTATCCTGTTCATTCATAATTACTACCGACTACGAGGCGGTGAGGATACCATTTTCGAGCAGGAGTTTGCGAAGCTACGCGAGTTGGGGCACGACGTAGACGCTGTTATCTTTAATAATGACCAGTTTGGGAAGTCAGTCGGCGGTAAGCTGATAGCAGCATTTCAAACGCTCAATAACCGGGCGTCGGCAGAACGAGTCAAGGAAGCGATTGCTCGGTTTAAGCCCGACGTTATTCACATCCATAATCTGTTTTACACAGCTTCGCCCGCCGTTATCAATGCCGCTAAAGCCTGCAACGTACCCGTTGTGATGACGTTGCACAATTATCGGCTCGTATGTGCTAGCGGGTTGCTCATGCGGCCGGGCGAAATCCCCTGCGAACGTTGTCTGACCAAAACGGTCCCACTCGATGGTATTCGCTTTGGCTGTTTTCGTGATTCGCAGGCACAATCAGCCCAACTTACAGCCATTACCAGCTTACACAAACTGGCGCATACATGGCAACGCGTCGACCGGTTCATTACACTAACCGATTTTGCTCGCCAGAAAATGTTGCAATCATCGCTGCAACTGCGGCCTGAACAGGTTGTTGTGAAGCCAAACTTCGTACCTGATCTAGGGTACACGGCACCCGATCAACGCGGTGATTTTTTTCTCTTCGTGGGCCGTTTGTCGCAGGAGAAAGGAATTGACGTGTTGCTTGAAGCAGCCAAACAAGTAGCCTTGCCTATCGAAATAATTGGCGAAGGCCCATTACAGGCAGCTGTAGAAGCTGCAGCTCAACAGGGGCATGTATATTACCGAGGAAGCCTACCGAGAGAGCAGGTGATAGAACGGATGCGTCAATGCCGGGCCATTATTGTGCCTTCTATCTGGTATGAGGGGTTACCTACCGTTATTCTGGAGGCGTTCGCAACTGGTACGCCTGTTATATGCTCTGACCAAGGAAACTTGAATCAGATCGTAGAAGATGGCAAAACCGGACTACTTTTTCAAACTGGCGATCCCCAATCATTATCGAAGTTACTTACAGACGTTTACCAAACTCCCAATACATCAATAAATTGGGGTAGGAAAGGAAGGCTTTGTTTCGAGAAAAAATATACTTCTTTGGTAGTTATGGATCAACTAGTGTCGCTATACAAATTAATAATAGAGGACAAGAATATAGCTGATCTCTAA
- a CDS encoding acyltransferase family protein: MENNQTLKLDYIDTIRGTAILSVLCVHCSQYGESLNGLFEVIVRQGAKGVQLFFIASAFTLFLSMWRRKGKEEKILLYFSRRFFRIAPMYWIALVYFSIQNDYWNKDDIFGFFVTNLTFTHGFFPKYFNSIVPGGWSIAVEMTFYLMVPFLFSRIKSYRSAVIFTALACSIHIFTICIIKILVPSFEIYSDYDFYFNHYIISSIPVFSFGICFFYIIKENISFEGMTTLFIISLIASVILFILKVDYLYIIISFVFVLFSVLLARGYVSCMKNVLLMYIGKVSYSLYLVHFAVLFWLEKLDLVDYGFTKSNKIDFFVRLVLVLLFSVPVAALFYKFVEVPVQKIGNKMTKHYFDKRLDGKVIKSNV, encoded by the coding sequence GTGGAAAATAATCAGACTTTAAAATTAGATTACATTGATACCATTAGAGGTACGGCTATTTTAAGTGTTTTATGTGTTCATTGCTCTCAATATGGTGAAAGCTTAAACGGTTTGTTTGAAGTAATTGTCAGGCAAGGGGCAAAAGGTGTACAGTTGTTCTTTATTGCATCTGCATTTACACTTTTCTTGTCTATGTGGAGACGTAAGGGTAAAGAAGAAAAGATTTTACTTTATTTCTCCCGTCGGTTTTTTCGTATCGCTCCGATGTATTGGATAGCCCTTGTTTATTTTTCTATTCAGAATGATTATTGGAACAAGGATGATATATTTGGTTTTTTTGTGACAAACTTGACTTTTACTCACGGTTTTTTTCCTAAATATTTTAATTCTATAGTTCCAGGTGGGTGGTCAATCGCAGTAGAAATGACATTTTACTTGATGGTACCATTTCTTTTTTCTAGAATAAAGTCTTACAGGTCAGCTGTAATATTTACAGCTTTGGCATGCTCAATTCACATATTTACTATATGCATTATAAAAATCTTAGTCCCCTCTTTTGAAATTTATTCAGATTATGACTTTTATTTTAATCATTATATTATTAGTTCAATTCCGGTTTTTTCATTTGGTATCTGTTTTTTTTATATCATAAAAGAAAATATTTCCTTTGAAGGAATGACCACCTTATTTATTATATCGTTAATAGCTTCGGTAATATTGTTCATTCTGAAAGTCGATTATCTTTATATAATTATTAGTTTTGTTTTTGTCTTATTTTCTGTTTTATTAGCAAGGGGCTATGTGAGTTGTATGAAAAATGTGCTATTGATGTATATTGGCAAAGTAAGTTATAGCTTATATCTAGTTCATTTTGCTGTTTTGTTTTGGCTTGAAAAATTAGACTTAGTTGATTATGGATTTACTAAAAGTAACAAAATAGATTTTTTTGTTAGACTTGTTTTAGTTTTGTTGTTTTCTGTTCCTGTAGCTGCATTATTCTACAAATTTGTAGAAGTACCAGTTCAAAAGATAGGTAACAAAATGACAAAGCATTATTTTGATAAGAGACTAGATGGAAAGGTAATTAAGTCTAATGTTTGA
- a CDS encoding glycosyltransferase family 4 protein has product MNNSANPKKVLHILCELRHSGAEVMIRDANGVFNEHNLETHILGTGPIPGEFADELQARGYTIHHIPFQRTLGYFKKVNQFLKEHRFDVVHIHPEQAFVYYAFLTYLNRVPRVVSSIHNVFVYHKAMLARRVVHTWLTEKVFGVQRLAIGEAVFNNERRYTSQPIILHNWINTNLFVPISETEKNQRRAELGLSPTDFVLIMVGGCSKVKNHQRVFELMAQLPPGYEHVKCLHIGTGEAEAAEKACCETHQLRDRVQFLGTRQDVYRYMQVADLHVLPSLYEGVGNVYLEASACKLLSLVNDGPGLREVIQFGKAGVIADVSTDQFRQTIIDIVDNPTAYQHIAEAAYQLVMNRHRLDTNARQLVGLYQVA; this is encoded by the coding sequence ATGAACAACTCAGCCAATCCCAAAAAAGTACTGCACATTCTGTGTGAATTGCGTCACTCCGGGGCCGAGGTCATGATTCGTGATGCCAATGGTGTGTTCAATGAGCATAACCTGGAAACACATATCCTGGGCACCGGCCCCATACCGGGTGAGTTTGCCGATGAGCTGCAGGCACGAGGGTACACCATCCACCACATACCGTTTCAGCGAACGCTTGGTTACTTTAAAAAAGTTAACCAGTTCTTAAAAGAACATCGGTTTGACGTTGTGCACATACATCCTGAACAGGCCTTTGTGTACTATGCCTTTCTAACGTACCTGAATCGGGTGCCGCGTGTGGTTTCATCCATTCACAACGTCTTCGTGTACCACAAGGCGATGTTGGCCCGCCGAGTTGTACACACCTGGCTAACTGAAAAGGTATTTGGTGTACAACGTCTGGCTATTGGGGAGGCAGTTTTTAACAACGAACGTCGCTATACCAGCCAGCCTATCATCCTGCATAACTGGATCAACACAAACCTATTCGTTCCTATTTCGGAGACGGAAAAGAATCAACGACGCGCTGAACTTGGTCTGTCACCAACCGATTTCGTATTAATCATGGTGGGAGGCTGTTCAAAAGTGAAAAATCATCAGCGCGTTTTTGAACTGATGGCACAACTCCCGCCTGGTTACGAGCATGTGAAATGCCTGCACATTGGCACAGGTGAAGCCGAAGCTGCTGAAAAGGCTTGTTGCGAGACACACCAACTGAGAGACCGGGTTCAATTCCTAGGTACACGACAGGACGTTTATCGCTATATGCAGGTAGCTGATCTGCACGTATTGCCCTCGTTATACGAAGGAGTAGGCAATGTATATCTCGAAGCGTCTGCCTGTAAGCTATTGAGCTTGGTCAATGACGGGCCGGGTTTGCGTGAAGTGATCCAATTTGGAAAAGCAGGAGTCATTGCCGATGTCAGTACGGATCAATTCCGCCAAACGATTATTGACATCGTTGACAACCCAACGGCTTATCAGCACATAGCTGAAGCGGCCTACCAGCTTGTGATGAATCGCCATCGGCTGGATACGAATGCTCGCCAGTTGGTGGGACTATACCAAGTAGCTTAA
- a CDS encoding glycosyltransferase family 2 protein → MIYVIIPVHNRKHYTRECLRCLHEQVYKDIRVIVVDDGSTDGTTELIKEEFPEVTVLHGDGNLWWTKAINMGVSYAIKQSTDTSTDAILTLNDDLLIKPDYIEKLASFFMQNQPCLVGSPVVDVKNHNYLEYAGTTCNYYSAKWKSNAKIFHNNYDELKSKSSLLPSDDLSGRGTLIPMSFFCQQGLYDERNFPHYMADIELSVRARKSGYNLFVVTDSLVYNYMDATRNKRQSWDVFIKGFVSFKSPNYLRSRYIFAVRHTPLRQVFFLLDLSRMIFGFVKNKNETATL, encoded by the coding sequence ATGATTTACGTCATAATTCCCGTACATAATCGTAAGCATTACACACGTGAATGTTTACGCTGCTTGCATGAGCAAGTATATAAGGATATTCGTGTAATAGTTGTTGATGATGGGTCTACAGATGGAACCACAGAACTTATCAAAGAAGAATTTCCAGAAGTTACCGTATTACATGGTGATGGAAACCTCTGGTGGACGAAGGCAATCAATATGGGCGTTAGTTATGCAATAAAACAAAGCACAGATACGTCAACTGACGCAATTTTGACTCTAAATGATGACTTACTAATCAAGCCAGATTACATAGAGAAATTGGCGTCCTTTTTTATGCAGAATCAGCCTTGCCTAGTAGGTTCACCTGTGGTTGATGTTAAAAACCATAACTATCTAGAGTATGCGGGGACTACTTGTAACTACTATTCTGCAAAATGGAAAAGTAATGCTAAAATATTTCATAATAATTATGATGAATTGAAGTCTAAGTCATCACTGTTACCTAGTGATGATCTTTCTGGAAGAGGAACATTGATTCCCATGTCATTTTTCTGTCAACAAGGTTTGTATGATGAGCGGAATTTTCCACACTACATGGCCGATATAGAATTATCTGTTCGTGCTAGAAAGTCTGGTTATAATTTATTTGTTGTTACAGATAGTTTGGTTTATAATTACATGGATGCAACTCGCAATAAACGGCAATCTTGGGATGTTTTTATTAAAGGTTTCGTCTCTTTCAAGTCTCCAAATTATCTTCGAAGCCGTTACATTTTCGCGGTTCGGCATACACCACTCCGACAAGTGTTTTTTTTGCTAGATCTGAGTAGAATGATATTCGGATTTGTTAAGAATAAAAATGAAACGGCTACACTTTAG
- a CDS encoding O-antigen ligase family protein yields the protein MNFEAIFKRLHLYLFLFSELALSSPLAAPLQSSVRRIVVIGGVSYAILFFPRLPRHLRIGTVLYLVLIALLMSTSYFKYGQAIGSLQYMSLSLSTTVVYGGFMGAWFMRDISVKEIVTVTLILFAFNQLALGRILTHQFNSTDRSTSSEETYYLTLVFCFYLVSFLQDNKGKNMNMAIFSLLLIIGFFHRTLWITTGVAIVIIMLVMRGAVQKRFMRITVLALPYLIIGVISVALLVAAKPEIMDSLLASVDDIENSNTQGTSGWRYNQRELYLERIVQRPFFGWMYDGYDDGELTAVLEDIQDWIGVKGTFIHSGYIHVLYHYGIFGIVLIYGLLINTLLFMWRHFRQDPGYIALFVFLCTGFIFSWSYQLPLFYWALVGVGSYMACLVPVEHVDGQLRRVGVHELEDENRPVLAN from the coding sequence ATGAACTTCGAAGCTATTTTCAAACGACTGCATTTGTACCTGTTCCTTTTTAGCGAGCTGGCACTTAGCAGCCCTTTGGCTGCACCACTACAGTCAAGCGTCCGCCGGATTGTCGTTATCGGAGGGGTAAGCTACGCCATCCTGTTTTTTCCCCGACTACCTCGGCATCTGCGGATAGGAACGGTACTGTACCTTGTACTCATTGCGCTACTGATGAGTACATCGTATTTCAAGTATGGGCAAGCAATAGGTTCATTGCAATATATGTCATTAAGTCTGTCGACGACAGTCGTTTATGGCGGATTTATGGGAGCTTGGTTCATGCGTGACATTAGTGTCAAAGAAATTGTCACGGTTACGCTGATCCTATTTGCCTTTAATCAACTGGCTTTGGGCCGTATTCTAACGCACCAGTTTAACTCGACAGACCGATCTACAAGCTCAGAAGAAACCTATTACTTAACGCTGGTTTTTTGCTTTTACCTGGTCAGTTTCTTACAAGATAACAAGGGAAAGAACATGAACATGGCTATTTTTTCCCTATTACTAATCATCGGTTTTTTCCACCGGACATTATGGATAACAACCGGTGTGGCTATAGTTATCATCATGCTGGTGATGCGTGGCGCTGTGCAAAAGCGGTTTATGCGCATAACAGTGTTAGCGTTGCCTTATTTGATTATAGGAGTTATCAGCGTAGCGCTCTTGGTGGCTGCCAAACCAGAGATTATGGACAGTTTGCTGGCTAGCGTGGATGATATTGAGAATTCGAATACGCAGGGGACATCTGGTTGGCGGTATAATCAACGAGAGTTATATCTAGAGCGCATTGTGCAACGCCCTTTCTTCGGTTGGATGTATGACGGCTATGATGATGGAGAGTTAACCGCCGTGCTAGAAGATATTCAAGATTGGATTGGCGTTAAAGGAACGTTTATTCATTCTGGCTATATCCACGTTTTGTATCACTATGGCATATTTGGTATTGTCCTTATTTATGGTCTACTCATAAATACTTTACTGTTTATGTGGCGACATTTCAGGCAAGATCCTGGTTATATTGCTCTGTTTGTCTTTCTATGTACAGGCTTTATTTTCAGTTGGTCATATCAACTTCCACTTTTCTATTGGGCACTCGTCGGCGTAGGCTCATATATGGCTTGTCTAGTACCTGTGGAGCATGTCGATGGACAGCTACGGCGTGTAGGAGTGCACGAATTAGAAGATGAAAACAGGCCTGTTTTGGCTAACTGA
- a CDS encoding capsule assembly Wzi family protein, translating into MPHLAAAQAIPDTTSRGTRSFVEVGGLAASASQTPFWLRTRQYGLVPLNNPAGIVRAGTTFFKGDPTDPRRVHLKVGIEGALISSATTPAEPNAVRILLPEAYASLRLGQFELYGGRRREVFGLMDTLLTSGSYSWSGNALPIPKIQLGTRGFAPLGFTNGIVAINAFYAHGWFGKADSVQGSYLHQKALYGRVSLFKRRVNLYAGVVHNAQWAGRRNVGTLSVNGQLPNTFKDYLRVITASETPIADSTSYVEIDRLNRVGNHLGSIDFAVEILGDRSNWFLYYQHPYEDKSGVAFQNMPDGLYGVRWRNAGAVTGGFRFQQVTAEVLSTMNQSGFTTDQNGLFAGADDYFNNYQYSDGWAYRRHIIGTPFITLREDTRPDLRDLRSAYGRLTVSSNRAQVIHIGLLGGWPSGAQVRALFSFSQHFGRPILRDPRVPLAQFSGMAEASVPLRWLGGSELAATVSLDQGQWLTNNFGGWIRLRKIFARPQ; encoded by the coding sequence TTGCCTCATCTTGCTGCAGCCCAAGCCATTCCTGATACAACCAGCCGGGGTACCCGTTCGTTTGTCGAAGTGGGTGGGCTCGCCGCGTCGGCCAGTCAAACGCCATTCTGGCTTCGTACCCGTCAGTATGGCCTTGTGCCACTCAATAATCCGGCAGGTATTGTCCGGGCGGGCACGACCTTTTTCAAAGGTGATCCTACCGACCCACGACGTGTGCATCTGAAAGTCGGTATTGAAGGCGCGCTGATCAGTAGTGCCACAACGCCTGCTGAGCCAAACGCGGTTCGGATCCTACTGCCTGAGGCATATGCCAGTCTTCGGCTAGGTCAATTCGAGCTTTATGGCGGACGACGACGCGAAGTATTCGGGTTGATGGACACACTGCTGACGTCGGGTTCTTACTCTTGGTCGGGCAATGCGCTACCCATTCCGAAGATTCAGCTTGGTACGCGCGGTTTTGCGCCGCTCGGCTTCACCAATGGCATTGTAGCGATTAACGCCTTTTATGCCCATGGCTGGTTTGGTAAAGCCGATTCGGTGCAGGGCTCCTATCTCCATCAGAAAGCGCTCTACGGGCGGGTTAGCCTGTTTAAACGACGAGTCAATCTGTACGCGGGCGTAGTACATAACGCACAGTGGGCCGGTCGGCGCAATGTAGGTACGTTGTCAGTCAATGGTCAATTGCCCAACACGTTTAAAGACTATCTGCGCGTTATTACAGCATCCGAGACACCCATCGCAGACTCAACCAGTTATGTCGAAATTGACCGGCTCAACCGGGTAGGTAACCACTTGGGATCTATCGATTTCGCAGTAGAAATTCTGGGCGACCGGTCCAATTGGTTTTTGTATTACCAGCATCCCTACGAAGATAAGTCAGGCGTTGCTTTTCAGAACATGCCCGACGGCCTTTACGGGGTACGTTGGCGTAACGCAGGCGCTGTTACGGGCGGTTTCCGATTTCAACAGGTAACAGCGGAAGTGTTGTCTACGATGAACCAGAGTGGTTTTACGACCGATCAGAACGGGCTGTTTGCGGGAGCCGACGATTATTTTAACAACTACCAATATTCTGACGGATGGGCTTACCGACGCCATATCATTGGGACACCCTTTATTACGTTACGTGAAGACACTCGTCCAGACCTACGTGACCTCCGTTCGGCATACGGCCGCTTAACGGTAAGCAGCAACCGCGCTCAGGTCATCCATATCGGTTTGTTGGGTGGGTGGCCTTCGGGGGCTCAGGTACGTGCTCTTTTCTCTTTTAGTCAGCATTTTGGCCGTCCTATTCTGCGCGATCCCAGAGTGCCATTGGCTCAATTCTCGGGTATGGCTGAAGCGTCGGTGCCCTTGCGCTGGCTAGGTGGTTCAGAACTGGCAGCTACTGTTTCGCTTGATCAGGGCCAATGGCTGACGAATAATTTCGGCGGCTGGATTCGACTTCGGAAAATCTTTGCCCGTCCTCAGTAA